A DNA window from Xanthomonas campestris pv. campestris str. ATCC 33913 contains the following coding sequences:
- a CDS encoding PA0069 family radical SAM protein, producing the protein MASAIKGRGATGHLPGRFEVTTPQAVDDGWHVDDSDEFAAPALRTQVTDETARSIISRNQSPDIGFSQSVNPYRGCEHGCSYCFARPSHAYLNLSPGLDFETRLFAKTNAPELLRRELARPSYVPSPIALGINTDAYQPIERKRGLTRQLIEVLWEARHPFTLITKSALVTRDLDLLAPLARARLVNVHFSVTTLDPHLSARLEPRASAPHARLRAMRSLHEAGVPVGVMAAPVIPWINDHELEAILQAAADAGASSAGYVLLRLPHEVAPLFREWLQTHHPQRAEHVMSTIAQLRGGKDYDSTFGTRMRGQGVYADLLARRFALAHRRAGFDTRRTPPLDTEQFRRPAPPPKPVKDSPQGQLF; encoded by the coding sequence ATGGCAAGCGCGATCAAGGGCCGGGGTGCGACCGGCCATCTGCCCGGACGGTTCGAGGTCACCACGCCGCAGGCGGTGGACGATGGCTGGCACGTGGACGACAGCGACGAGTTCGCTGCGCCCGCATTGCGCACCCAGGTCACCGACGAGACCGCGCGCAGCATCATCAGCCGCAACCAGTCGCCGGACATCGGGTTCTCGCAGTCGGTCAATCCGTATCGCGGCTGCGAACATGGCTGCAGCTACTGTTTCGCTCGGCCCTCGCATGCCTACCTCAACCTCTCGCCGGGGCTGGACTTCGAAACGCGGCTGTTCGCCAAGACCAATGCGCCGGAGCTGCTGCGCCGCGAACTGGCGCGGCCCAGTTACGTGCCCAGCCCGATCGCACTGGGCATCAATACCGATGCCTACCAGCCGATCGAGCGCAAGCGCGGGTTGACCCGGCAGTTGATCGAAGTGCTGTGGGAGGCGCGGCACCCGTTCACGCTGATCACCAAGAGCGCCCTGGTCACGCGGGATCTGGATTTGCTGGCCCCGCTGGCGCGCGCGCGCTTGGTCAATGTGCACTTCTCGGTGACCACGCTGGATCCGCATCTGTCGGCCAGGCTGGAACCGCGTGCGTCCGCGCCGCATGCGCGCCTGCGCGCGATGCGCAGCCTGCACGAGGCCGGCGTGCCGGTCGGGGTGATGGCCGCGCCGGTAATCCCGTGGATCAACGATCACGAGCTGGAAGCGATCCTGCAGGCCGCCGCCGATGCCGGCGCCAGCAGTGCCGGTTACGTGCTGCTGCGCCTGCCGCACGAGGTGGCGCCGTTGTTCCGTGAGTGGCTACAGACCCACCACCCGCAGCGCGCCGAGCACGTGATGAGCACCATCGCCCAGCTGCGCGGCGGCAAGGACTACGACAGCACCTTCGGCACCCGCATGCGCGGCCAGGGCGTGTACGCAGACCTGCTGGCGCGCCGCTTCGCGCTGGCGCATCGCCGTGCCGGCTTCGACACCCGCCGCACTCCGCCATTGGACACCGAACAATTCCGCCGCCCTGCACCGCCGCCCAAACCGGTCAAGGACTCGCCGCAGGGGCAGCTGTTTTAG
- a CDS encoding 2OG-Fe(II) oxygenase: MDQPDFIQITDDAVSRDDCAAIVQRMRDSQQLQPGRIGSGVFPDLKHSRDLRISGLADWAAVENRLQQAVFEGLLRYLRQYPQALISPLMLQVTTADGTPHRLVAEDIAQMSDAALSDLARTCLRPGAINLQWYLADQGGYPYWHCELYPRDAGAETLHRHLLWTLYLNEEFEQGETEFLFQQRKARPRTGSLLIAPTAFTHTHRGNRPVGGDKFIATSWILFQSAQALYGGE; this comes from the coding sequence ATGGACCAACCCGACTTCATCCAGATCACCGACGACGCCGTTTCGCGCGACGACTGCGCGGCGATCGTGCAACGCATGCGCGATAGCCAGCAGCTGCAGCCGGGCCGCATCGGCAGCGGCGTGTTCCCCGACCTCAAGCACAGCCGCGATCTGCGCATCAGCGGCCTGGCCGACTGGGCGGCAGTGGAAAACCGCCTGCAACAGGCCGTCTTCGAGGGCCTGCTCCGCTACCTGCGGCAGTATCCGCAGGCGTTGATTTCGCCCTTGATGCTGCAGGTCACCACCGCCGATGGCACTCCGCACCGGTTGGTCGCCGAGGACATCGCGCAGATGAGCGATGCGGCCTTGAGCGACCTGGCGCGCACCTGCCTGCGCCCGGGCGCCATCAACCTGCAGTGGTATCTGGCCGACCAGGGCGGCTACCCATATTGGCACTGCGAACTGTATCCGCGCGACGCCGGCGCAGAGACCCTGCACCGCCATTTGCTGTGGACGCTGTATCTCAACGAAGAGTTCGAACAGGGCGAGACCGAATTCCTGTTCCAGCAACGCAAGGCGCGTCCGCGCACCGGCAGCCTGCTGATCGCCCCCACCGCCTTCACCCACACCCACCGCGGCAACCGCCCGGTCGGCGGCGATAAGTTCATTGCCACCAGCTGGATTTTGTTCCAATCGGCGCAGGCGCTGTACGGCGGGGAATAG
- a CDS encoding outer membrane protein transport protein, producing the protein MSTASTLSRATLLAVGIAGVLAVGQAHGAAFQLKENSAKGLGRAFAGSGSAPDDASIIANNPAGMRQLDGRLFQADVSAISFSAKYQGEGGSYANGAPISGGNGGDAGMIAPVPAAYFHVPFGENNNMHLGTSLTVPFGFKTEYDRDWTGRYHGTKTELQAIDFNVAFSYDVNPYVSFGASVFAERLDIDLGNAVDFGSILAARRAPGFAPGSADGYSRIKGDSTEVGFTLGGLFSIDENTHIGFSYRSEVEHKITDGDADFTVPGNAAAALGFAAPGTFIDTKGRATVTLPASATASFTHNVNEQWSIMADVTRTAWSKFDQVTVDFASNQPNSVLDFSYRDTTFASIGADYRMSETLTLRGGVAYDQTPTTAEHRDVRVPDASRKWVSLGLSWRPSQQAEYNFGYTHLFTSDPTSDTTTATGNALAGSYKVHGDVLAASINYKF; encoded by the coding sequence ATGTCTACCGCTTCCACTCTCAGCCGCGCCACCCTGCTGGCCGTTGGTATTGCCGGCGTGCTGGCCGTTGGCCAGGCACACGGTGCCGCCTTCCAGCTGAAGGAAAACAGCGCCAAGGGCCTCGGCCGCGCCTTCGCAGGTTCGGGCAGCGCCCCGGACGACGCATCGATCATCGCCAACAACCCGGCCGGCATGCGCCAGCTGGACGGCCGCCTGTTCCAGGCCGACGTCAGCGCCATCAGCTTCTCGGCCAAGTACCAGGGCGAAGGCGGCAGCTACGCCAACGGCGCCCCGATCTCCGGCGGTAACGGCGGCGACGCGGGCATGATCGCGCCGGTCCCGGCAGCGTATTTCCACGTGCCGTTCGGTGAGAACAACAACATGCACCTGGGTACGTCGCTGACCGTGCCGTTCGGCTTCAAGACCGAATACGACCGCGACTGGACCGGCCGCTACCACGGCACCAAGACCGAGCTGCAGGCGATCGACTTCAACGTCGCGTTCTCCTACGACGTGAACCCCTACGTGTCGTTCGGCGCGTCGGTGTTCGCGGAGCGTCTGGATATCGACCTGGGCAACGCGGTGGACTTCGGCAGCATCCTGGCCGCGCGTCGCGCACCGGGCTTCGCGCCGGGCAGCGCCGATGGCTACTCGCGCATCAAGGGCGACAGCACCGAAGTGGGCTTCACCCTCGGCGGCTTGTTCAGCATCGATGAGAACACCCACATCGGCTTCAGCTACCGCTCGGAAGTGGAGCACAAGATCACCGACGGCGACGCCGACTTCACCGTGCCGGGCAATGCCGCTGCCGCGCTGGGCTTCGCCGCACCGGGCACCTTCATCGATACCAAGGGCCGCGCCACCGTGACCCTGCCCGCCAGCGCCACCGCCAGCTTCACCCACAACGTGAACGAGCAGTGGTCGATCATGGCCGACGTCACCCGCACCGCCTGGAGCAAGTTCGACCAGGTGACCGTGGACTTCGCCTCCAATCAGCCCAACAGCGTGCTGGACTTCTCCTACCGCGACACCACCTTCGCCTCGATCGGTGCCGACTACCGCATGAGCGAGACGCTGACCCTGCGTGGCGGTGTGGCGTATGACCAGACCCCGACCACCGCCGAGCACCGTGACGTGCGCGTGCCGGACGCGAGCCGCAAGTGGGTCTCGCTGGGTCTGAGCTGGCGCCCGTCGCAGCAGGCCGAGTACAACTTCGGCTATACGCACCTGTTCACCAGCGATCCGACCAGCGACACCACCACTGCCACCGGCAACGCGCTGGCCGGCAGCTACAAGGTGCACGGCGACGTGCTGGCCGCGTCGATCAACTACAAGTTCTGA
- a CDS encoding rhomboid family intramembrane serine protease yields the protein MFVSIPSRKKSAPRWAVPLLFAAVWLAYLWSISRPTEARNTLWLDWGALSIGVSNLGDWWATLRDGSVLRLFTALFLHADWSHLLGNLVFLLIFGLPAERILGPWRLLLLFLLGGAASNLAAIFAIGTPDRVIIGASGAVSALIGTYLALFPGAKLGVVLPLGVFLEFIRVPAPLLIGAWAVLQVVFAYIGPAFGMVAWSAHIAGFVFGIVYGLYVRAAIARRLRKRHGF from the coding sequence ATGTTTGTCTCGATCCCCTCCCGCAAGAAATCCGCGCCGCGCTGGGCGGTGCCGCTGCTGTTCGCGGCCGTCTGGCTGGCCTATCTGTGGTCGATCAGCCGCCCGACCGAGGCGCGCAATACGCTGTGGCTGGACTGGGGCGCGCTGTCCATCGGCGTCTCCAATCTCGGCGACTGGTGGGCCACCTTGCGCGACGGCAGCGTGCTGCGCCTGTTCACCGCGCTGTTCCTGCACGCGGACTGGTCGCACCTGTTGGGGAACCTGGTGTTCCTGCTGATCTTCGGGTTGCCGGCCGAGCGCATCCTCGGGCCCTGGCGGCTGTTGCTGCTGTTCCTGCTGGGCGGCGCGGCCTCCAACCTGGCGGCGATCTTCGCCATCGGCACGCCGGACCGGGTGATCATCGGCGCCTCCGGTGCGGTGTCGGCGTTGATCGGCACCTATCTGGCGCTGTTTCCCGGCGCCAAGCTCGGTGTGGTGCTGCCGCTGGGCGTGTTCCTGGAATTCATTCGCGTGCCGGCGCCATTGTTGATCGGTGCGTGGGCGGTGCTGCAGGTGGTGTTTGCCTATATCGGCCCGGCCTTCGGCATGGTGGCGTGGTCGGCGCACATTGCCGGTTTCGTGTTCGGCATCGTCTATGGGTTGTATGTGCGCGCGGCGATCGCGCGGCGGCTGCGCAAGCGCCACGGGTTCTAG
- a CDS encoding DUF1820 family protein: MSKPLYKVTFLNHGKVYELYAQHVTGSHLWGFNQISELVFDVHDGLVVDPTEERLREEFGNTKVLHLPMQSIVRIEEVEKKGQSVIRDATTGDKVVTPFPLPTKPR, encoded by the coding sequence ATGTCCAAGCCCTTGTACAAAGTCACCTTCCTCAATCACGGCAAGGTGTACGAGCTCTACGCCCAGCACGTCACCGGCAGCCATCTGTGGGGCTTCAACCAGATCAGCGAGCTGGTGTTCGACGTGCATGACGGGTTGGTGGTCGACCCCACCGAAGAGCGCCTGCGCGAAGAGTTCGGCAACACCAAGGTGCTGCACCTGCCCATGCAGAGCATCGTGCGCATCGAGGAAGTGGAAAAGAAGGGGCAGTCGGTGATCCGCGATGCCACCACCGGCGACAAGGTGGTCACCCCGTTCCCGCTGCCGACCAAGCCACGCTGA
- a CDS encoding D-2-hydroxyacid dehydrogenase family protein — MRILVPDDYQGAVRALPCLQRLQGHEVQVLGALATDPNEWAERLVEADALVLIRERTRVDATLLRRLPRLKLISQTGRIGPHVDVAACTEFGVAVTEGVGSPVAPAELTWALILSASRRLTEYQRALHQGRWQALGDSALGRTLHGRTLGIWSYGRIGQRVAAFGRAFGMHVLVWGGEVSCAQAARDGYAIADSREALFERSDVLSLHRRLSAQTRHDVTTADLLRMRPDALLVNTSRAELIAPGALIAALDAGRPGHAAVDVFEREPVLDARDPLLQHPRVLATPHLGYVERDSYAAYFEAAFDNVLAFAAGTPRNLVNPEALLVAR, encoded by the coding sequence ATGCGCATTCTGGTGCCGGACGATTACCAGGGCGCCGTGCGCGCCCTGCCCTGCCTGCAGCGTCTGCAGGGCCATGAAGTGCAGGTGCTGGGCGCGCTGGCCACCGATCCCAACGAATGGGCCGAGCGGCTGGTGGAAGCCGATGCGCTGGTATTGATCCGCGAACGTACCCGCGTGGACGCCACGTTGCTGCGGCGCCTGCCGCGGTTGAAACTGATCAGCCAGACCGGCCGCATTGGCCCGCATGTGGATGTGGCGGCCTGCACCGAGTTTGGCGTGGCGGTCACCGAGGGCGTGGGCTCGCCGGTCGCGCCGGCCGAGTTGACCTGGGCGTTGATCCTGTCCGCCAGCCGGCGCCTGACCGAATACCAGCGCGCCCTGCATCAAGGCCGCTGGCAGGCGCTGGGCGATTCCGCGTTGGGGCGCACCTTGCATGGGCGCACGCTGGGCATCTGGAGCTACGGCCGTATCGGCCAACGCGTGGCCGCATTCGGGCGGGCGTTTGGCATGCACGTGCTGGTGTGGGGCGGTGAAGTGTCGTGCGCGCAGGCGGCGCGCGATGGCTATGCAATCGCCGACAGCCGAGAGGCTTTGTTCGAACGCAGCGATGTGCTGTCGCTGCACCGGCGCCTGAGCGCGCAGACCCGGCATGACGTGACCACCGCCGACCTGCTGCGCATGCGCCCCGACGCGTTGCTGGTCAACACCAGCCGCGCAGAGCTGATCGCACCGGGCGCGTTGATCGCGGCCCTGGACGCCGGCCGCCCTGGGCACGCCGCCGTGGATGTGTTCGAGCGCGAACCGGTCCTGGATGCGCGCGACCCGCTGCTGCAACACCCGCGCGTGCTGGCCACCCCGCACCTGGGCTATGTGGAACGCGACAGCTACGCGGCTTACTTCGAGGCCGCATTCGACAACGTGCTGGCGTTCGCTGCTGGCACACCGCGCAACCTGGTCAATCCTGAGGCGTTGCTGGTTGCGCGTTAG
- a CDS encoding S41 family peptidase, translated as MRVAVLSVALSLALFASPGWAQQASPAAAPATADDPEANEAAVSKVPLDEIRRFVAVYNAVKQAYVDPVEDKKLMHAAVRGLLSDLDPHSTYFDKEDAEAFDEQATGAYDGIGVELLQQQDNTLKVIAPIDDTPAARAGVKAGDVIVAIDGKPIDASKAMEPLRGESGSKVTLTIVRDKVAKPFDITLQRETIRVASVRSKLLEPGYGYIRISTFQADTGADFQKNLKQLQAGGKLRGLVLDLRSNPGGLLTSAVQVADDLLDKGNIVSTRGRISISDAKFDATPGDLLGGAPVVVLVDAGSASASEVLAGALRDNQRARIIGSRTFGKGSVQTVLPLDNGDSVKLTTARYYTPSGKSIQASGIVPEVMLTPEPQPGDADVPASLTDFSEATLPGHLRGDAEGEEGYSAGDVLPGDGPINEALAELKQPGSVAKAQAARKAKAQAQKPKAIKPTPEPKPAAPRPPASEQTTPSEPTDKAKPAAPAPAAVPAEPVK; from the coding sequence ATGCGCGTAGCCGTCCTGTCCGTTGCCCTGTCGCTGGCCCTGTTCGCGTCGCCCGGTTGGGCACAGCAGGCCAGCCCCGCTGCCGCACCGGCCACCGCGGACGACCCGGAAGCCAACGAAGCCGCCGTCTCCAAGGTGCCGCTGGACGAGATCCGCCGCTTCGTGGCCGTGTACAACGCGGTCAAGCAGGCCTACGTGGACCCGGTCGAGGACAAGAAGCTGATGCACGCGGCCGTGCGCGGCCTGCTGTCGGACCTGGATCCGCACAGCACCTACTTCGACAAGGAAGACGCCGAGGCCTTCGACGAACAGGCCACCGGCGCCTATGACGGTATCGGCGTGGAACTGCTGCAGCAGCAGGACAACACGCTCAAGGTGATTGCGCCGATCGACGACACGCCGGCTGCACGCGCCGGTGTCAAGGCGGGCGATGTGATCGTGGCCATCGACGGCAAACCGATCGACGCCAGCAAGGCAATGGAGCCGCTGCGCGGCGAGTCCGGCAGCAAGGTCACGCTGACCATCGTGCGTGACAAGGTCGCCAAACCGTTCGACATCACCCTGCAGCGCGAAACCATTCGCGTGGCCAGCGTGCGCAGCAAGCTGCTCGAACCCGGCTATGGCTACATCCGCATCAGCACCTTCCAGGCCGACACCGGCGCCGACTTCCAGAAGAACCTCAAGCAACTGCAGGCCGGCGGCAAGCTGCGTGGCCTGGTGCTGGACCTGCGCAGCAACCCGGGCGGCCTGCTGACCTCGGCCGTGCAGGTTGCCGACGATCTGCTCGACAAGGGCAACATCGTCAGCACGCGCGGGCGCATCTCCATCAGCGACGCCAAGTTCGACGCAACCCCGGGCGATTTGCTCGGCGGTGCGCCGGTGGTGGTGCTGGTGGACGCCGGCTCGGCGAGCGCGTCGGAAGTGTTGGCTGGCGCGCTGCGCGACAACCAGCGCGCGCGCATCATCGGCAGCCGCACCTTCGGCAAGGGCTCGGTGCAGACCGTGTTGCCGCTGGACAACGGCGACTCGGTCAAGCTCACCACCGCGCGCTATTACACGCCCAGTGGCAAGTCGATCCAGGCCAGCGGCATCGTGCCCGAAGTGATGCTCACCCCCGAACCGCAGCCCGGCGACGCCGACGTGCCGGCCAGCCTCACCGACTTCAGCGAGGCAACCCTACCGGGCCACCTGCGCGGCGATGCAGAAGGTGAGGAGGGCTACAGCGCCGGCGACGTGCTGCCGGGCGATGGCCCGATCAACGAGGCGCTGGCCGAACTCAAGCAACCTGGTTCTGTTGCCAAGGCCCAGGCCGCGCGCAAGGCCAAGGCGCAAGCGCAAAAGCCCAAGGCCATCAAGCCAACGCCCGAGCCCAAGCCCGCCGCACCACGCCCGCCCGCCAGCGAGCAGACCACGCCGTCCGAGCCGACGGACAAGGCCAAGCCGGCGGCGCCAGCACCGGCAGCTGTGCCGGCCGAACCGGTCAAGTAA